One window of Desulfovibrio subterraneus genomic DNA carries:
- a CDS encoding ogr/Delta-like zinc finger family protein — translation MRQVLVRCCKCGTKAAIESSKEVSDTLKQLYCCCRNPECGHTFVVNMEFSHTLSPSALDLPDALRQRIQEVTPAMQGQLFG, via the coding sequence ATGAGACAGGTTTTAGTTAGGTGCTGCAAGTGCGGCACAAAGGCCGCCATAGAATCCAGCAAAGAAGTTTCTGATACGCTCAAACAGCTCTATTGCTGCTGCCGCAATCCGGAATGTGGGCATACCTTTGTGGTGAATATGGAGTTCTCGCATACCCTTTCGCCTTCGGCATTGGATTTGCCGGATGCGCTGCGACAGAGGATTCAGGAAGTAACGCCTGCGATGCAGGGACAATTGTTTGGATAA
- a CDS encoding DUF2806 domain-containing protein, whose product MGFDVKAEVKLDATKSAELAAEGCVKGSNKLFELCFGKRMADNIRYAALTAAQTERDLQSVLSGEAEFRDGNIVPVTLPSVGNLLLDAERQQELENLHANLKIAYHELESVPDDEISDREVGSDFFARWRREAKVIGESDLQFIWGKVLAEEIRSPDSISYRTLDVIKNLTKREAEVFHKASGYIFNKHGVVMVEGKTSVTYNDIVVLSECGLVVPGVNGTMATFSDAIFYEGKKGCFTRFEGCVFVLLGEQRISIACSLLTEAGKQLYNIIDRKMMRKEDFVFVAGAMKVQRGDKISVRVLPLVDENRVDVSNLYFAGEV is encoded by the coding sequence ATGGGGTTCGACGTAAAAGCAGAAGTAAAGCTGGATGCAACCAAGTCTGCAGAGCTTGCTGCAGAAGGTTGCGTAAAAGGCAGTAATAAGCTCTTTGAGCTTTGTTTTGGTAAGCGTATGGCTGATAATATCCGCTATGCCGCGTTGACTGCCGCGCAGACTGAAAGAGATCTTCAGTCCGTTCTTTCTGGCGAAGCTGAATTTCGAGATGGTAATATAGTACCTGTCACACTTCCTTCAGTTGGTAATCTATTGCTTGATGCGGAGCGCCAGCAGGAACTTGAGAATTTGCATGCCAACTTGAAGATTGCTTATCACGAGCTTGAAAGCGTTCCCGACGATGAAATTTCGGATAGAGAGGTTGGTTCGGATTTCTTCGCTCGTTGGCGACGAGAGGCGAAAGTTATTGGTGAGAGTGATCTTCAGTTTATTTGGGGGAAGGTTCTTGCAGAAGAAATTAGGAGTCCTGATTCGATAAGCTATCGTACATTAGATGTGATCAAAAACTTAACCAAGCGTGAAGCAGAAGTTTTTCACAAGGCGTCTGGTTATATTTTTAATAAGCATGGTGTTGTCATGGTTGAAGGAAAGACTTCTGTTACTTATAACGATATTGTTGTTCTTTCTGAATGTGGACTTGTTGTGCCTGGCGTAAATGGTACGATGGCCACGTTTAGCGATGCAATTTTTTATGAAGGTAAAAAGGGCTGTTTCACTAGGTTTGAAGGGTGTGTTTTTGTTCTGTTAGGTGAGCAGCGTATTAGTATTGCTTGTAGCTTGCTTACTGAGGCTGGAAAGCAGTTGTATAATATTATTGATAGAAAGATGATGAGAAAAGAAGATTTTGTTTTTGTTGCAGGTGCAATGAAAGTGCAAAGAGGTGATAAAATATCAGTAAGAGTTTTGCCGTTGGTTGATGAAAATAGAGTTGATGTCTCAAATTTGTATTTCGCAGGGGAGGTGTAG
- a CDS encoding serine/threonine-protein kinase, whose protein sequence is MADEEVCRLLNDAGKYRIEDEIFEGRNADSFKAHHLHLGRDVFLKVYWVGDELADIFAEPQLLVTATANEGGSDYIVRVLDAEKLGGDYVLFATEWIEGGSLSANVADKCLSQCQAVSIAKGVLQGVSFLHRNGFVHRDLKPGNILVASTAAGLQPKICDFGSMARLPEGGQRVRASRNSALYLPPEGNGDDGFYTVRSDVYQVGLLLGEMVNGQLPYDENSYLDRESRREIRECGGECLDDLNGFDRSQIVSRSIARKAQRRQVLSLVQEQPYYDVRLKRIVNRATAPDPALRYGTALEMLTALNNLSCPDWCTCEDGFLALGWRGYDWKIVEIVRRGVVQGYSVKRSNLGAGSFRGRGVQSPRLADVFQAVRDGV, encoded by the coding sequence ATGGCTGATGAAGAGGTCTGTCGTTTGCTGAATGATGCTGGAAAGTACCGTATTGAGGATGAAATTTTTGAAGGGAGAAATGCTGATTCGTTCAAGGCACACCATCTTCATTTGGGGCGCGATGTTTTTTTAAAGGTTTATTGGGTTGGAGACGAGCTTGCAGATATTTTTGCAGAGCCTCAGTTGTTGGTTACTGCTACGGCTAATGAAGGAGGTTCGGACTATATTGTGAGAGTGTTGGATGCTGAGAAGCTTGGAGGCGATTATGTCCTGTTTGCAACCGAATGGATTGAAGGGGGGAGTCTTAGTGCAAACGTGGCAGATAAATGTTTGTCGCAGTGTCAAGCCGTCTCTATTGCGAAGGGCGTATTGCAAGGGGTGAGCTTTCTCCATCGAAATGGTTTTGTTCATCGTGATCTTAAGCCCGGCAATATTTTGGTTGCTTCAACGGCGGCAGGGTTGCAGCCTAAGATTTGTGATTTTGGTTCGATGGCTCGTTTGCCTGAGGGAGGGCAGCGGGTAAGGGCCTCGAGAAATAGCGCCTTGTATCTTCCTCCAGAGGGTAATGGTGATGACGGATTTTATACTGTTCGATCCGATGTTTATCAGGTTGGATTGCTTCTCGGGGAAATGGTCAATGGGCAATTGCCATATGATGAGAACTCCTATCTTGATAGAGAATCGAGAAGAGAGATTAGGGAATGCGGTGGTGAGTGCCTTGATGACTTGAATGGTTTTGATCGATCGCAGATAGTATCGAGATCCATTGCTCGAAAGGCGCAACGTAGGCAGGTATTATCATTGGTTCAGGAGCAGCCGTATTATGATGTAAGGCTGAAGAGGATTGTGAATAGGGCAACTGCTCCTGATCCGGCCCTGCGATATGGTACGGCGTTAGAGATGTTGACTGCCTTAAATAATCTTTCGTGTCCTGATTGGTGCACTTGTGAGGATGGCTTTTTGGCGCTTGGGTGGCGTGGTTATGATTGGAAGATTGTAGAAATTGTTCGGCGTGGAGTGGTTCAGGGGTATTCTGTGAAGAGGTCAAATCTCGGGGCTGGTTCTTTTAGGGGAAGAGGAGTGCAGTCGCCGCGGCTTGCTGATGTATTTCAGGCTGTAAGGGATGGAGTTTAA
- a CDS encoding DUF3010 family protein yields MMILGVCPSANSAIWVLIDKGNNNVSEVGKIDYPATKDESQNLIDVLEYLKTFVVDKKVELVCVHKATGGLHGASGMRFKIEGVIQICCRIRGVGCSLVSVQIKKQHVKFEKENGNDISIVLGNGAVLSSQGKKDAALIAWLGA; encoded by the coding sequence ATGATGATTCTGGGCGTGTGTCCTAGTGCAAACTCTGCAATATGGGTGTTGATTGATAAGGGTAATAATAATGTGTCTGAAGTTGGGAAGATTGATTATCCAGCAACAAAAGATGAAAGTCAGAATTTGATAGATGTTTTAGAATATTTGAAGACATTTGTTGTGGATAAAAAAGTTGAATTGGTGTGTGTGCATAAAGCGACTGGAGGGCTTCATGGTGCATCAGGGATGCGATTTAAAATAGAAGGTGTTATTCAGATTTGTTGTCGGATTCGTGGGGTAGGGTGCAGCCTTGTGTCGGTTCAGATAAAAAAGCAGCATGTGAAATTTGAAAAGGAAAATGGAAATGATATAAGTATCGTGCTGGGGAATGGCGCAGTTCTTTCATCTCAAGGTAAAAAAGATGCCGCGTTGATCGCTTGGCTGGGGGCGTAA
- a CDS encoding diguanylate cyclase, with protein sequence MSGLFETDDILFSSAFHYAAIGMAIVSLEGGWLKVNKALCNIIGYSQDELMSKTFQDITHPDDLDEDLRLVHQLLAGEIETYQLEKRYFHKQGHIVHILLSVSLVKNKDGSPRFFISQIQDITRQKTLEMELETKAREDELTKVFNRRHFMNLATREVVRGNRFHEPQAVMMIDIDHFKNINDTYGHGIGDEVLRVMAKECSRSLRQVDVFGRIGGEEFGALLLNAGPLAASTLAERMRKHVEELAVETEKGTVRFTISIGLATFTTPKLPLDELLKRADEALYEAKRCGRNKVINYVVQSNTPQSAAVAPPSFIHLDWNSEYESGHISIDTQHKNLFAICKSLLEAIVSGQPDTKVSEIAHELTEHMTTHFRDESTIFNKSEYPDAEAHTKSHYALIQEVRSVLAKFQKHEATAGDLFNLLVIKMVRDHILTQDREFFPYIQTSSECEEDA encoded by the coding sequence GTGAGCGGATTATTCGAAACGGACGACATATTATTTTCCAGTGCTTTTCATTATGCGGCAATTGGCATGGCTATTGTATCGCTCGAGGGGGGCTGGCTTAAGGTCAACAAGGCGCTGTGCAATATAATCGGCTATTCCCAAGACGAGCTGATGAGCAAAACCTTTCAAGATATAACCCACCCAGATGATCTTGATGAAGACCTGAGACTTGTTCACCAGCTACTTGCTGGAGAAATTGAAACATACCAGCTTGAAAAGCGCTATTTTCACAAACAGGGACATATCGTCCACATACTGCTCAGCGTATCTTTGGTAAAAAACAAAGATGGCTCCCCTCGCTTTTTCATATCGCAAATACAAGACATAACAAGACAAAAAACTCTTGAAATGGAACTGGAAACCAAAGCGAGAGAAGATGAGCTTACAAAAGTATTTAACAGACGCCACTTCATGAATCTTGCGACCCGAGAAGTAGTGAGAGGCAACAGGTTCCATGAACCTCAAGCCGTCATGATGATCGACATAGACCACTTCAAAAACATCAACGATACATACGGGCACGGCATAGGCGATGAGGTTCTGCGTGTAATGGCCAAAGAGTGCAGCAGATCTCTGCGGCAGGTGGATGTTTTTGGCCGCATAGGCGGAGAAGAGTTTGGAGCTCTGCTTCTTAACGCTGGCCCTTTAGCAGCCAGCACGCTTGCCGAGCGTATGCGAAAGCACGTTGAGGAACTTGCCGTTGAAACAGAAAAAGGCACGGTGCGCTTCACCATCAGCATTGGATTGGCAACGTTCACCACCCCCAAGCTCCCACTGGATGAGCTCCTGAAAAGGGCTGACGAAGCGCTGTATGAAGCAAAAAGATGTGGCCGCAACAAGGTCATAAACTATGTAGTACAGAGCAATACCCCACAATCCGCAGCCGTCGCGCCTCCATCATTTATCCATTTGGATTGGAACAGCGAATACGAATCGGGCCACATCTCTATCGACACGCAACACAAGAACCTCTTCGCTATCTGCAAAAGCCTGCTAGAAGCAATTGTTTCAGGACAACCCGATACCAAGGTATCTGAAATCGCACACGAACTCACAGAGCATATGACCACCCATTTTAGGGATGAATCTACGATCTTCAACAAATCAGAATATCCCGACGCTGAGGCTCACACCAAGTCCCACTATGCCCTCATTCAAGAGGTGCGGTCAGTTCTCGCCAAGTTCCAAAAACATGAAGCAACCGCAGGCGACTTGTTCAATCTCTTGGTGATTAAGATGGTTCGGGATCACATCCTCACCCAGGACAGAGAATTCTTTCCGTACATCCAAACAAGCAGCGAATGTGAAGAAGATGCGTAA
- a CDS encoding toprim domain-containing protein: protein MSGFDIPARDVVQALLADPRFQLKERGGYLRGGPCPGCGRNELFISMEKPWVMKCSRANKCAWEEPVRELLPELFENFVDRYPPTEAEPDRTANVYLGMNRGFDLSKIRGWYDQGTYQYPHSSYFTPTVRFYLDKEKNVYWQRLIKPLADAQNKGKARFNGDYKGMVWAPPTLTIEKGDRVFIVEGIFHAIALYHVGIKAVAALSSSNFPDAFIEAHRDKKVCWVLALDGDKAGADYTKRHAAKLQVLQQRYEVCRLPGKQDWDDLFRAGRITDKFISDCMYYGRLFMSETANEKAYHYYVRHESKYFIIDFENQLYRVEAGQKLSEALETAAITRRNKAEEEGDEDGAAKESIAALRRAILESPRGWDMFLQHADLDQIANVYPECLYHEADELVESKQFYVFRINYPRKAPVIVKLEGTYLTSSLNFSSALINKAPWAEFSGTNGDFLYLRKKWMDIAQDRNIRMVQYMGYVKALNAYVYENRAYHKGKEIPLNQDGFFQVGKHGVRPHLRGVHIHTDGAFNPDWLEDYIRVFHWQGLALLAFWLGSLFAQQIREAQKSYPFFELTGEPGAGKSTVLEFLWKCCGRDDYEGLDLLKATDAGRRRAFSQLSNLPIVLIESDRDDGRKDGRSRQFDFDHCKAFYNGRGTGARGVNNSGNEVDESLFQASLVIAQNAEVGGSDALLERIVHCHADKHHHGSGTRELARWFERQTVESVGGFLRTALRSEQRILEVYFAAFERFERQFTPHIKSERVNKNHAQVAAAGAALSVLFPQMTEQRVALLGDYLMERAQTRMERLASDHPLVEDFWETFHYLNSETRTRKHGWLNHSKDENLIVLHLKEVAAACRDEGLPAPDLLQLKRLLMHSNKHKLVAKNKTYRSRWTGASARYWHFSS from the coding sequence ATGAGTGGTTTTGACATTCCCGCACGCGATGTGGTGCAGGCGCTTCTTGCGGATCCACGCTTTCAGCTCAAGGAAAGAGGGGGCTATCTTCGCGGTGGCCCCTGCCCGGGCTGCGGCAGGAACGAGTTGTTTATCTCCATGGAAAAGCCGTGGGTGATGAAGTGCAGCCGCGCGAACAAATGCGCCTGGGAAGAGCCGGTGCGCGAATTGCTGCCGGAGCTGTTTGAGAACTTTGTAGACCGATACCCGCCCACCGAAGCGGAGCCGGACCGCACGGCCAACGTGTATCTTGGCATGAACCGCGGCTTTGACCTTTCCAAGATCCGCGGATGGTATGACCAGGGCACGTATCAGTATCCGCATTCCAGCTACTTTACGCCCACGGTGCGCTTCTATCTGGACAAGGAGAAGAACGTCTATTGGCAGCGGCTTATCAAGCCCCTTGCCGATGCCCAGAACAAGGGCAAGGCGCGCTTTAACGGGGATTACAAGGGTATGGTCTGGGCCCCGCCCACGCTGACCATAGAAAAGGGCGACCGTGTATTCATTGTAGAAGGCATCTTCCACGCCATTGCGTTGTATCATGTGGGTATTAAGGCCGTGGCTGCGCTTTCCAGCTCGAACTTTCCGGATGCCTTTATCGAGGCGCACAGGGATAAGAAGGTGTGCTGGGTGCTGGCGCTGGACGGCGACAAGGCCGGAGCTGATTACACCAAGCGCCACGCAGCCAAGTTGCAGGTGCTGCAGCAGCGTTATGAGGTCTGCCGCCTGCCCGGAAAGCAGGATTGGGATGACCTGTTCCGTGCCGGCAGGATAACGGACAAGTTTATCAGCGACTGCATGTATTATGGCCGCCTGTTCATGTCGGAAACGGCCAACGAGAAGGCCTATCACTATTACGTGCGGCACGAATCCAAGTATTTCATCATCGACTTTGAGAATCAGCTCTATCGTGTGGAGGCTGGCCAGAAACTTTCTGAGGCATTGGAAACGGCCGCCATTACCCGCAGGAACAAGGCAGAAGAAGAGGGCGATGAAGACGGCGCCGCAAAGGAGAGCATAGCGGCCCTTCGCCGGGCCATTCTGGAATCGCCGCGCGGTTGGGATATGTTTCTGCAGCATGCTGATCTGGACCAGATTGCCAACGTGTATCCCGAATGCCTCTATCATGAGGCGGATGAGCTGGTGGAGTCCAAACAGTTCTATGTGTTCCGCATCAACTATCCCAGAAAGGCCCCTGTGATCGTGAAGCTGGAAGGCACCTACCTTACTTCCAGTCTCAATTTTTCATCTGCGCTCATTAACAAGGCGCCGTGGGCGGAGTTTTCCGGCACCAATGGCGACTTCCTCTATCTGCGCAAGAAGTGGATGGACATTGCACAGGACCGGAATATCCGCATGGTGCAGTATATGGGTTATGTGAAGGCCCTGAATGCCTATGTGTATGAGAACAGGGCCTATCATAAGGGAAAAGAGATTCCCTTGAATCAGGATGGATTCTTTCAGGTGGGCAAGCATGGGGTGCGCCCGCATTTGCGTGGTGTGCACATTCATACAGACGGGGCTTTTAATCCGGACTGGCTTGAGGATTACATTCGCGTATTCCACTGGCAGGGGCTTGCACTGCTGGCCTTCTGGCTTGGGTCGCTCTTTGCGCAGCAGATACGCGAAGCACAGAAGTCGTATCCCTTCTTTGAGCTGACAGGTGAGCCGGGGGCGGGCAAGTCTACCGTGCTTGAGTTTTTGTGGAAGTGCTGCGGCCGTGATGACTATGAAGGGCTGGATCTGCTCAAGGCTACCGATGCCGGACGGCGACGCGCCTTTAGCCAGCTTTCTAACCTGCCTATCGTGCTTATTGAATCCGACCGCGACGATGGCCGCAAGGATGGCCGTTCACGCCAGTTTGACTTTGACCACTGCAAAGCCTTTTACAACGGCCGCGGCACCGGAGCCCGAGGGGTGAATAATAGTGGCAACGAGGTGGATGAAAGCCTTTTTCAGGCTTCTCTGGTTATTGCCCAGAACGCGGAAGTGGGCGGCTCTGATGCCCTGCTTGAGCGTATTGTGCACTGCCATGCAGACAAGCACCATCACGGCAGCGGGACGCGTGAACTGGCCCGTTGGTTCGAGCGGCAGACGGTTGAATCCGTAGGCGGTTTTTTGCGTACTGCGCTGCGTTCTGAGCAGCGGATTCTGGAAGTGTACTTTGCCGCCTTTGAGCGCTTTGAGCGCCAGTTCACGCCGCATATCAAAAGCGAGCGCGTGAACAAGAACCATGCACAGGTGGCAGCGGCAGGGGCCGCGCTTTCTGTTCTCTTTCCGCAGATGACTGAGCAACGTGTTGCCCTGCTGGGCGACTATCTTATGGAGCGGGCCCAGACGCGCATGGAAAGGCTTGCTTCTGACCATCCGCTTGTTGAGGACTTCTGGGAAACCTTCCACTACCTGAACAGCGAAACCCGCACCCGCAAGCACGGTTGGCTGAATCATTCCAAGGATGAAAACCTGATTGTGCTGCACCTCAAAGAAGTGGCCGCCGCATGCCGAGATGAGGGACTTCCTGCGCCTGATCTGCTGCAGCTCAAACGCCTGCTCATGCATTCCAACAAGCATAAATTGGTGGCCAAGAACAAGACCTACCGTAGCCGATGGACTGGTGCTAGCGCCAGATATTGGCATTTTTCATCATAA
- a CDS encoding phage regulatory CII family protein produces MAMQQHEREMYVSLDRVRQSLVGLDAVDAFKLAWECSGKQMPEIMREMGWTEYHAKRVFGTERYFPTFEDLPQFCNVVGNTIIIQWLQVQAMNYGIAPKHVDVDCAELVKRMAELFGEMSDVGQEASAAIQDGKLEPKELRRIIRELNDVVDRSMALIGDLRVLERTTKEEGVHNG; encoded by the coding sequence ATGGCTATGCAGCAGCATGAACGCGAGATGTATGTTTCCTTAGATAGGGTCCGTCAGTCACTTGTCGGGCTTGATGCCGTAGACGCCTTTAAGCTGGCCTGGGAATGCTCCGGCAAGCAGATGCCTGAGATTATGCGGGAAATGGGATGGACGGAATATCATGCAAAGCGGGTGTTCGGCACTGAACGCTATTTCCCGACTTTTGAAGACCTGCCGCAGTTCTGCAACGTAGTGGGCAACACCATCATCATCCAGTGGCTGCAGGTGCAGGCCATGAACTATGGCATAGCCCCCAAGCATGTTGATGTGGATTGTGCCGAACTGGTGAAGCGCATGGCCGAACTTTTTGGCGAGATGAGTGACGTGGGGCAGGAGGCATCTGCCGCCATTCAGGATGGCAAGCTCGAACCCAAGGAGCTGCGCCGCATAATCCGCGAGCTGAACGATGTGGTGGACCGCAGCATGGCACTTATTGGCGACCTGCGAGTGCTCGAGCGCACCACGAAAGAAGAGGGGGTGCACAATGGCTAG
- a CDS encoding helix-turn-helix domain-containing protein has protein sequence MEVTKEEYLAAVERGATAAFADAAYLAKLKAKPSLTVKEAAACYGIGEGTLNKRRMQGLPPAYVKIGGSVFYKHEDILRYMEKNRVKVYES, from the coding sequence ATGGAAGTTACAAAAGAAGAATACCTCGCCGCTGTGGAACGTGGTGCAACCGCAGCCTTTGCGGATGCAGCCTATCTTGCCAAACTGAAGGCAAAACCAAGCCTCACGGTAAAAGAAGCCGCAGCATGTTATGGAATTGGCGAAGGAACCTTGAACAAGCGCCGCATGCAGGGCCTGCCACCCGCATACGTAAAGATCGGCGGCAGCGTCTTCTACAAACACGAAGACATTCTGCGTTACATGGAAAAGAACCGCGTCAAGGTTTACGAATCCTAG
- a CDS encoding tyrosine-type recombinase/integrase — translation MFEKVGWKSEGVTAGYAKQVRDDRLRELRQGGVVTRTQKLTLDQAFEMYCSSHLAATDSERRVRSMYSAVVSPAFGHMYLSQISTRKLQEFVTGLHDVARPATIRHYIGIIKTVYNMMRTWGEYLGPSPVEGVVMPSVDNDRTRFLTQQEAAMLLDELCCRSVDTARIALLSLHTGMRAGEIFALRGENVNMNEGIIHIVDPKSGVSRVAYMSERVRRMMEAIQPVPGQWVFPARHGGQRAEVPDTFERAVADLGLNYGIEDARDKVVFHTLRHTFASWLISEGAAIKAVQELMGHSTIKMTERYAKLAPDKRKDAARLLNMLN, via the coding sequence GTGTTTGAAAAGGTCGGCTGGAAATCTGAAGGGGTTACGGCTGGCTATGCAAAGCAGGTGCGAGATGACCGGCTGCGCGAGTTGCGGCAGGGTGGAGTTGTCACCAGGACACAGAAGCTGACCTTAGACCAGGCGTTTGAAATGTACTGTTCCAGCCATCTTGCGGCCACGGATTCTGAGCGGCGGGTGCGGTCCATGTATTCGGCTGTGGTATCACCTGCGTTCGGGCATATGTACTTAAGCCAGATTTCCACCCGCAAGCTGCAGGAGTTTGTGACCGGCCTGCACGATGTGGCCCGGCCTGCGACGATCCGCCATTACATCGGCATCATCAAGACGGTATATAATATGATGCGGACGTGGGGCGAGTATCTGGGGCCTTCTCCCGTTGAGGGCGTTGTTATGCCTTCTGTGGACAATGACCGCACGCGCTTTTTGACGCAGCAGGAAGCAGCCATGCTGCTGGATGAACTTTGCTGCCGCAGTGTGGATACGGCGAGGATTGCCCTGTTGAGCCTGCATACCGGCATGAGAGCGGGAGAGATATTTGCGCTTCGTGGTGAGAACGTGAACATGAACGAGGGTATTATCCATATTGTTGACCCCAAGAGCGGGGTAAGCCGTGTGGCGTATATGAGCGAACGGGTGCGGAGAATGATGGAAGCCATACAGCCGGTGCCGGGACAATGGGTTTTTCCGGCACGCCATGGCGGCCAGCGGGCCGAGGTCCCCGATACCTTTGAGAGGGCTGTGGCTGATCTGGGGCTGAACTATGGCATAGAGGATGCCCGGGACAAGGTGGTGTTCCACACCTTGCGGCATACCTTTGCTTCATGGCTCATAAGTGAAGGTGCGGCCATAAAAGCTGTGCAGGAGCTGATGGGCCACAGCACCATAAAAATGACCGAGCGCTATGCCAAGCTTGCGCCGGACAAGCGCAAAGACGCCGCGCGGTTGCTGAACATGCTGAACTAG
- a CDS encoding Nif3-like dinuclear metal center hexameric protein encodes MKAQELIAAIEQTAIPAGAASWDKCGVQVAGRRHSVRSVAVALDPTLDTVERALALGVDFILTHHPLSMKPRFLDSIDDHYRTVAALIESKVWLYSAHTTLDANPEGPVSWLADELALEERKLVEPTRLFEIESFAFTAPAAFDMQLLTAWAAEEGVENAIRNGDLIRVTCLQDKASALRARIANELGEVPVFLACPTQKPAALLGFGCIGTLPEPMTYDRFCDTLANVVERDYWVTSGHVPGTVSTVAYCTGSGSSLADTAFRMGADVFITGDVKYHSALDAIGCLIDVGHFSLEEEMMRRFAMQLGESLPDLQIFYLPAQDPMRLAVTGAR; translated from the coding sequence ATGAAAGCGCAGGAACTCATTGCCGCCATAGAGCAAACCGCCATTCCCGCAGGGGCAGCCTCGTGGGACAAGTGCGGCGTACAGGTGGCAGGCAGACGACATTCCGTGCGCTCTGTGGCTGTCGCGCTGGACCCCACTCTGGATACGGTGGAACGAGCCCTTGCGCTTGGGGTGGATTTCATCCTCACCCACCACCCGCTTTCCATGAAGCCCCGCTTTCTCGACTCCATTGACGATCATTACCGCACCGTGGCGGCGCTCATAGAAAGCAAGGTCTGGCTCTACAGTGCCCATACGACGCTGGATGCCAATCCGGAAGGACCGGTAAGCTGGCTGGCAGACGAGCTTGCGCTTGAAGAACGCAAACTCGTTGAACCCACCCGCCTCTTCGAGATAGAGTCCTTTGCCTTTACCGCGCCTGCCGCGTTCGACATGCAGCTTCTCACGGCATGGGCAGCGGAAGAAGGGGTGGAGAACGCCATCAGAAACGGCGACCTGATACGTGTGACCTGCCTGCAGGACAAGGCTTCCGCTCTGCGGGCCCGCATTGCCAACGAGCTTGGCGAAGTACCGGTTTTTCTCGCCTGCCCAACGCAAAAGCCTGCAGCTCTGCTCGGGTTCGGTTGTATCGGCACCCTGCCGGAACCGATGACCTACGACAGGTTCTGTGATACGCTTGCCAACGTGGTGGAACGTGATTATTGGGTCACCAGCGGCCATGTGCCCGGTACTGTTTCTACAGTGGCCTACTGCACCGGTTCCGGCAGCAGCCTCGCTGACACCGCTTTCCGCATGGGAGCGGATGTCTTCATCACCGGCGATGTGAAGTATCACAGCGCTCTTGATGCCATTGGCTGCCTGATAGACGTGGGGCATTTCAGCCTTGAAGAAGAGATGATGCGGCGCTTTGCCATGCAGCTCGGCGAATCGCTGCCTGACCTACAGATATTTTACCTGCCCGCGCAGGACCCCATGCGCCTTGCCGTAACAGGCGCACGTTAA
- a CDS encoding zinc ribbon domain-containing protein: protein MSLYLKQIEQLVALQRVDDEILVIARELQDAPSEVKGLQERFNVLDEQRNRILEKIEHLKEQEKRLGGEIENDALKVKKSKSKLMLVGNTKEYHAMMREMDNLEKVNRLREEEKIALAEELARQQSSLQELDESYLSLKSELEVKQASLQERIDEANKVIAQLNRKRATACQEVPAPILSRYEFIRERLDNPVIVSVDTGVCNGCHIAIPPQSFIELQKGHQILSCPNCQRLIYWCEHFSECPAPTPAPAAKEMVFGEDQ, encoded by the coding sequence TTGAGCCTGTATCTGAAACAGATCGAACAGCTTGTAGCCCTGCAGAGGGTCGACGATGAAATTCTCGTAATTGCGCGCGAACTTCAGGATGCCCCCAGCGAAGTCAAAGGCCTGCAGGAACGTTTCAATGTTCTCGACGAACAGCGCAACCGCATCCTCGAAAAGATCGAGCACCTCAAGGAGCAGGAAAAGCGCCTTGGCGGTGAAATCGAAAACGACGCCCTCAAGGTGAAGAAGAGCAAGTCCAAGCTCATGCTCGTGGGTAACACCAAAGAATACCACGCCATGATGCGCGAAATGGACAACCTTGAAAAGGTTAACCGTCTGCGTGAAGAAGAAAAGATAGCTCTTGCAGAAGAACTGGCCCGCCAGCAGAGCAGTCTGCAGGAACTGGACGAAAGCTACCTTTCCCTCAAGAGCGAGCTGGAAGTAAAGCAGGCCAGCCTGCAGGAACGCATCGACGAAGCCAACAAGGTTATTGCCCAGCTCAACCGGAAGCGCGCCACCGCCTGTCAGGAAGTGCCCGCTCCCATCCTGAGCCGTTACGAATTCATCCGTGAGCGCCTGGACAACCCCGTCATCGTTTCCGTTGACACCGGTGTCTGCAACGGTTGCCACATTGCCATTCCGCCCCAGAGCTTCATCGAACTGCAGAAGGGTCACCAGATTCTGAGCTGCCCCAACTGCCAGCGTCTCATCTACTGGTGCGAACACTTCAGCGAATGTCCTGCTCCTACTCCGGCTCCGGCCGCGAAGGAAATGGTATTCGGCGAAGATCAGTAA